A single genomic interval of Penicillium psychrofluorescens genome assembly, chromosome: 2 harbors:
- a CDS encoding uncharacterized protein (ID:PFLUO_002670-T1.cds;~source:funannotate), with protein MFAAAAPPKSRLGRYRLLAPTAGVKVSPLCLGAMNFGTGWEGRLGECNKETSFQIMDTFYENGGNFIDTANNYQNEESEEWVGEWMEKRGVRDEIVLATKYTSPYRLYKKDEIQANYVGNNAKSLKLSVNASLRKLKTDYIDLLYVHWWDFSTSIEEVMTSLNLLVTSGKVLYLGVSDTPAWVVSRANQYARDHGMRPFSVYQGQWNAAKRDFEREIIPMCASEGMGLCPWGAIGGGAFKTAAQREEIAKSGNPGRAVEASETDLAVSKVLETVAARHNTIITSVALAYVMRKTPHVAPIVGGRKVEHLQGNIDALALELSDKDVEEIESAYNFEIGFPMNFLFRGERKQAHPGNSLFMNAAARFDYTDLPVAIRSKPVEEI; from the exons ATGttcgccgctgctgctcccccGAAATCTCGCCTGGGCCGTTACCGCCTGCTTGCTCCCACGGCTGGTGTCAAGGTTAGCCCTCTGTGCTTGGGGGCAATGAACTTCGGGACTGGATG GGAGGGCAGACTTGGTGAATGCAACAAGGAAACGTCCTTCCAAATTATGGATACATTCTATGAGAATGGTGGCAACTTCATTGACAC CGCCAACAACTACCAAAATGAAGAATCCGAAGAGTGGGTTGGCGAATGGATGGAGAAGCGAGGTGTGCGCGATGAGATCGTTCTGGCGACCAAGTACACCTCCCCGTACCGCCTGTACAAGAAGGACGAGATCCAGGCAAATTACGTCGGAAACAATGCCAAGTCCCTCAAGCTATCCGTTAACGCGAGTTTGCGGAAGCTGAAGACGGATTATATCGACCTT CTGTACGTGCATTGGTGGGACTTCAGCACCTCCATCGAGGAGGTAATGACGTCGCTTAACTTGCTGGTGACTTCGGGAAAGGTGCTGTACCTGGGTGTTAGCGATACACCTGCTTGGGTCGTAAGCCGAGCCAACCAAT ACGCCCGCGACCACGGAATGCGCCCCTTTTCTGTTTATCAGGGCCAATGGAACGCAGCCAAGCGTGATTTCGAGCGTGAGATCATCCCGATGTGTGCCTCTGAGGGAATGGGTCTCTGCCCATGGGGAGCCATCGGCGGAGGCGCCTTCAAGACTGCCGCGCAACGCGAGGAGATCGCCAAATCTGGCAACCCAGGCCGCGCCGTCGAGGCGAGCGAGACTGATCTGGCAGTGTCGAAGGTGCTGGAGACGGTTGCAGCCCGCCATaacaccatcatcaccagtGTGGCCTTGGCTTATGTGATGCGTAAGACGCCTCATGTCGCGCCCATTGTGGGTGGTCGTAAGGTGGAGCATCTGCAGGGTAATATCGATGCTCTGGCACTGGAACTGTCGGATAAGGACGTCGAGGAGATCGAGTCGGCGTATAACTTTGAAATTGGCTTCCCCATGAACTTCCTTTTCCGTGGCGAGCGCAAGCAGGCACACCCCGGAAACTCACTATTTATGAATGCGGCTGCCAGGTTTGATTATACAGATTTGCCCGTTGCTATCAGGTCGAAGCCTGTGGAGGAAATCTGA